GCACGAAGAGGAAGCCCGGCTTCGTACAGAGCTGGCCCGCCGACCCGGCGACGGAGGCGAGGAAGCCCTGGAGCAGCTCGGGTTCGGCGACGACGGCGCCCGGCGTCGCGTAGACGGGGTTCACGCTGCCGAGCTCGCCGTAGAACGGGATCGGCCGCGGTCGGGTCGCTGCGATGTCGGCGAGCAGCCGGCCGACGTGCGTCGAGCCGGTGAAGGCGCCCGCGCGGATGCGGTCGTCCTTCAGCAGGTCGACGCCGTCCTGCTGTCCCTCGATGAGCTGGAAGACGCCGTCGGGCATGCCCGCGCCGTCGAGCGCCTCGATGACGACCTCGGCCGTGCGTCGGGAGAGCTCGAGATGCCCCGAGTGCGCCTTGACGACGACCGGGCAGCCGGCGGCGAGCGCCGCGGCCGAGTCGCCGCCCGCGACCGAGAACGCGAACGGGAAGTTCGACGCCGCGAAGTTCAGCACGGGGCCGACCGGCTCGAGCACTCGGCGCACGTCGGGACGCGGACCGATGACGTACTCGGGGTCGGCCGCGTCGATGCGGGCGTCGAGGTACCCGCCGTCGACGATCGCCTCGGCGAAGAGCCGGAGCTGGTTCGAGGTGCGGCGCACCTCGCCGATGAGACGCGGTGCGGTGAGGCCGGTCTCGCGCATCGCGATCGCGATGAGCTCGGCGGCGTTGCGGTCGAGGGCGTCGGCCACGGCGACCAGTGCCGCGGCTCGGGCGCGCGGTTCGGTCGCGGCGAAGGCGCGCGCGACGGCCGCGGCCCGTTCGGCGACGCGGTCGAGGTCGGGTTCGGTTGAGGTCGTCATGGGTCGATCC
The sequence above is a segment of the Agromyces hippuratus genome. Coding sequences within it:
- a CDS encoding aldehyde dehydrogenase (NADP(+)), encoding MTTSTEPDLDRVAERAAAVARAFAATEPRARAAALVAVADALDRNAAELIAIAMRETGLTAPRLIGEVRRTSNQLRLFAEAIVDGGYLDARIDAADPEYVIGPRPDVRRVLEPVGPVLNFAASNFPFAFSVAGGDSAAALAAGCPVVVKAHSGHLELSRRTAEVVIEALDGAGMPDGVFQLIEGQQDGVDLLKDDRIRAGAFTGSTHVGRLLADIAATRPRPIPFYGELGSVNPVYATPGAVVAEPELLQGFLASVAGSAGQLCTKPGFLFVPAGAELGELAEAAAAVGEHRLLNPGIGRAFEERRSAVLGADGVTVLAEGEVRVDDDGQRFVTPTVVEVSVEQLRAQPDALLEESFGPLSVIVRYSDAAALPDLHRELFPGNLTSTVHAADSEAGELGDLVEALAETSGRVLFGGWPTGVSVTAAMQHGGPFPATTTDATSVGTAAITRFLRGVAYQNAPAALLPEALRDDNPWGVPQRRSEAGRSSEWGSLTGIH